A region of the Schistosoma mansoni, WGS project CABG00000000 data, supercontig 0334, strain Puerto Rico, whole genome shotgun sequence genome:
GCTACGCTTAAATCATAGACTATGATCTTAGTAAGTGAACAAAGTATTCAAAAGAAACAATTTAACTTACGTCTTGAAGCAAAATAACACAAAAAACGATCATGTGGTCCCCATATTTCAGCTGGTCTGAAAATTGTAGCGTCTGGACGTTCACGCAGAACCTCTTCTTCACCAATTGCTTTAGATACCATAAATCGAGAATGCTTTCGAACATATTTCGGAGGATTCTTATTTTGACACAGTGCAGATACATGGACCAGTTGCTGAACTCCTAACTCTTTAGATATCCTTGCAATTCGAGAGGCCGCATCAATGTGTACATGTTCGATAGTAAAGTTTCTAGTGTCAGATTCTGTGCCTGTTAGGTTGATGACCACATCACTATACTTCATAGCCTTTCTTAAGGACTCATCATCTTTCAAATCAAAAGGCTACAAATTTAATGTAAGCATCATATTAGTTCTCCAAAATATAGATAGTAACGCTGCATTAATAATTATTAACATTTTTATCATGAAGGGGGGTAGCAGGGATTGCTGaattctgtatatatatatatatatatatatatatatatatatatatatatatagacaatCATAAAGAAAATGTAtgcataaaaataaacaaactgagTATCCAGAAAACAGATTTCTACACTTTGTGATCACAACAGCGGAAAGTTCTAAAAATCACCGTCAAACTACAAGTTGCTACATTTGAACATAAATTTAAGATATTTGAGTGAGTTTGTCATTGTCTCAAAGGATACAATATAACTGGTTCAACCAACAAACAATGACCATATAACCGAAGTACCATTCAAAGTCGGAAAACCGATTTAGTACCGGTATTTGAACCCCATATGAGGATGAAATGctgttttatttcataaacGTACACAAATTTATAAGAAAATCGTCGACACATGAACTTCCACGCTCCCAAACAAAGTCCGAAAGTCCGGTCCCGAAACTGACGAAATAATATAAGGCAGGGATAAAAAATGTAGTAAACTTTCAGCGAATATGGCAGTGCAACAATGCATTTGAAGGATAACTTTACCGAAAATCTGTTTCTTCACAGTAAAGTtgacttttaaaattttcagcGTCACAGGATTGTTTAGGTTTCAAATCAATTAGATCATATAACCTAATGATAACAGTTTGATGATCTATTCATTAAGTTCGCTAAAAGGAATATTAAATTCAGGTGAAAGGGCCTTTAATTCACATATTTATTGCGAAAAATGTGTGATGGCGAACAGCTCTATATAACAACATTGGGAAGAGCGGTTGAAGCGCTACCCttccccccccccaaaaaaaaacgaGAAAGATAAAAAATAAGTAGACAGAAGAATCCAATCAATCTcgagataaatattgaatgtttCTGAATACACATGAACTCTACATTCACGTTTGTATATATAAAAAAGTAGCCCTAAGAATTACGTACCAAAAATAAAACTTGCCCCAGATCTCCAATAACTTTTACATCTCTGATCATATGAGGGTCACATCTGTATGGAAGAATAATCTGTGTTCCAGTTTTGGCTAGTTGTGCCATTAAATTCCGACCTAAGTATCCAGTACCACCAAACACGGTCACGGTTATGCCATTAAATGAAGCTCTCCCACCAGTTCCTCGTTTCAACTTGCTTAGAACAATGGGCTCCTCCACTAAGCATCCAGAAGTGGTCGTAAAGAAACGAATACCTAAACCATCTAAAAGGGAAGATTATATATCCATAAATTACCTTACAATGGCATAAGACAAGGATACAAACTAATGATTAGTGGGCTGACTAAGTCACACTAAACAGCAACAAGAAAACAGACACTCGAAGGGCTTAGTTTTTCCGGTGCTACTACGTACAACATTAAACGAAGTTGAAAACAACCACTACCCTTACTTAAGACTGGCATTTTAAATCTCACACGGAGTCCGAGGATGCACAAGTTCACTTCATATAAGAGTGGATATACTTCACTACATGGTTTTACGCTAGCGAAACAATTATCCATATGCTTTTTACATAAGAAAATATTCTAATATTTCTGTGAAGAGCTAAGTACACATTTACCATGGACTAATGATTTATACGATGTGAGAAAGTTCTTTCACAAAAGTAAGACGACAATAGTAGATGTCGGGGGCTTATGAAAAACAGGTACGTTAGTCCGTCCACAGTGAGAATACAAATGATTACACAGGTTTTTAAGGGTTGAAGCAATTCGAATGAGACTCAATGAGGGAAAAATATACTGTATCCACCGACTACTATTAAGTATGCAGGGTCTAAAACGGCCCCACTTAT
Encoded here:
- a CDS encoding NADH-ubiquinone oxidoreductase 39 kD subunit,putative; this translates as MAQLAKTGTQIILPYRCDPHMIRDVKVIGDLGQVLFLPFDLKDDESLRKAMKYSDVVINLTGTESDTRNFTIEHVHIDAASRIARISKELGVQQLVHVSALCQNKNPPKYVRKHSRFMVSKAIGEEEVLRERPDATIFRPAEIWGPHDRFLCYFASRPRRFTRLQSVHIPLWASGKNTVKQPVCVHDLACGIVNSLHNPESLGQIYEAVGPHRYRLDDMVKWIYFLCRYLPSEVYITPMSPLFL